The following coding sequences lie in one Arabidopsis thaliana chromosome 3, partial sequence genomic window:
- a CDS encoding Radical SAM superfamily protein (Radical SAM superfamily protein; FUNCTIONS IN: iron-sulfur cluster binding, catalytic activity, RNA methyltransferase activity; INVOLVED IN: rRNA processing; LOCATED IN: cytoplasm; EXPRESSED IN: 23 plant structures; EXPRESSED DURING: 14 growth stages; CONTAINS InterPro DOMAIN/s: Ribosomal RNA large subunit methyltransferase RlmN; (InterPro:IPR004383), Radical SAM (InterPro:IPR007197); BEST Arabidopsis thaliana protein match is: Radical SAM superfamily protein (TAIR:AT1G60230.1); Has 6931 Blast hits to 6927 proteins in 2338 species: Archae - 5; Bacteria - 5129; Metazoa - 1; Fungi - 1; Plants - 138; Viruses - 3; Other Eukaryotes - 1654 (source: NCBI BLink).) — MKLKSVFDASEIKSEFESAGINPKFAIQIWKYVIQNPDCVWDEIPSLPSAAYSLLHSKFKTLTSSLHSLFHSSDGTTSKLLIKLQNGAFVEAVVMRYDTRLGMLGGKPRPGGIRSTLCISSQVGCKMGCTFCATGTMGFKSNLTSGEIVEQLVHASRIADIRNIVFMGMGEPLNNYNAVVEAVRVMLNQPFQLSPKRITISTVGIVHAINKLHNDLPGVSLAVSLHAPVQEIRCQIMPAARAFPLQKLMDALQTFQKNSQQKIFIEYIMLDGVNDQEQHAHLLGELLKTFQVVINLIPFNPIGSTSQFETSSIQGVSRFQKILRETYKIRTTIRKEMGQDISGACGQLVVNQPDIKKTPGTVELRDIEDLLL, encoded by the exons ATGAAGTTGAAATCGGTGTTCGATGCTTCGGAAATCAAATCGGAATTTGAATCAGCGGgaataaaccctaaattcgcGATTCAAATCTGGAAGTATGTAATTCAGAATCCTGATTGCGTTTGGGACGAGATTCCTTCATTGCCTTCCGCTGCATACTCTCTTCTCCATTCCAAGTTCAAGACTCTTACTTCGTCTCTTCACTCGCTATTTCATTCCTCCGATGGCACCACCTCAAAGCTTCTCATCAAGCTCCAG aatGGAGCTTTTGTGGAAGCTGTGGTAATGAGATACGATACTCGGTTGGGGATGTTAGGAGGGAAACCACGTCCTGGAGGTATAAGATCTACGTTATGTATTTCATCTCAG GTTGGTTGTAAGATGGGTTGCACATTCTGTGCTACTGGTACCATGGGATTTAAAAGCAATTTAACATCTGGAGAAATTGTGGAGCAGCTTGTTCACGCCTCTCGCATTGCTGATATACGCAACATCGTTTTCATG GGAATGGGAGAACCTTTAAATAACTACAATGCTGTTGTTGAAGCTGTTCGTGTCATGTTAAACCAACCATTTCAGCTGTCGCCCAAAAGAATTACCATATCAACT GTCGGAATTGTTCACGCAATTAACAAGCTACACAATGATCTACCCGGTGTAAGTTTAGCAGTATCCCTCCATGCACCAGTTCAAGAAATCCGCTGCCAGATCATGCCAGCAGCTAGAGCCTTTCCTTTACAAAAGCTTATGGATGCACTTCAAACTTTCCAAAAGAACAG TCAACAAAAGATCTTCATTGAGTACATAATGCTTGATGGAGTAAATGATCAAGAGCAGCACGCTCATCTACTAGGCGAATTGCTAAAGACATTTCAAGTG GTCATAAATTTGATACCATTTAATCCAATTGGATCCACAAGCCAATTCGAAACAAGCAGCATACAAGGCGTGTCAAGATTCCAGAAAATCCTGAGGGAAACATACAAGATCCGGACTACAATTCGCAAAGAAATGGGTCAGGATATTAGCGGCGCTTGCGGTCAGCTAGTGGTGAACCAACCAGACATCAAAAAGACTCCTGGAACTGTGGAACTTAGAGACATAGAAGATCTGCTTCTCTAA
- the MGT4 gene encoding magnesium transporter 4 (magnesium transporter 4 (MGT4); FUNCTIONS IN: magnesium ion transmembrane transporter activity, metal ion transmembrane transporter activity; INVOLVED IN: transmembrane transport, metal ion transport; LOCATED IN: plasma membrane, membrane; EXPRESSED IN: 31 plant structures; EXPRESSED DURING: 13 growth stages; CONTAINS InterPro DOMAIN/s: Mg2+ transporter protein, CorA-like (InterPro:IPR002523); BEST Arabidopsis thaliana protein match is: magnesium transporter 2 (TAIR:AT1G16010.3); Has 942 Blast hits to 823 proteins in 177 species: Archae - 2; Bacteria - 38; Metazoa - 107; Fungi - 287; Plants - 404; Viruses - 0; Other Eukaryotes - 104 (source: NCBI BLink).), translating into MRGARPDEFNFSTNPSTPNTGQPTPTYPAGVGGGGGGRKKGVGVRTWLVLNSSGQSEPKEEGKHSIMRRTGLPARDLRILDPLLSYPSTVLGRERAIVINLEHIKAIITAQEVLLLNSKDPSVSPFIDELQRRILCHHHATKPQEEQNSGGEPHTRVDPAQGEAGTEQSSGDQGSEAKKDAKQSLENQDGSKVLPFEFVALEACLEAASSSLEHEALRLELEAHPALDKLTSKISTLNLERVRQIKSRLVAITGRVQKVRDELEHLLDDDEDMAEMYLTEKLAQKLEDSSNSSMNESDTFEVDLPQGDEDDRLPPEFASEANRDGRYLQANDAHELLMSTQSALSRNSRGTHTSSTRSAMTNKLDVEELEMLLEAYFVQIDGILNKLSTLREYVDDTEDYINIMLDDKQNHLLQMGVMLTTATLVMSAFIAVAGVFGMNITIELFTDNKHGPSRFIWTVIGGSIGSICLYVGAIGWCKYKRLLE; encoded by the exons ATGAGAGGAGCTAGACCCGATGAATTCAATTTTAGTACGAATCCATCAACGCCAAACACTGGTCAGCCGACACCGACGTACCCCGCCGGTGTtggcggcggcggcggtggAAGGAAAAAAGGCGTTGGCGTGAGGACGTGGTTGGTACTTAACTCGTCAGGGCAATCGGAGCCGAAGGAAGAAGGGAAACACTCCATCATGCGGCGAACGGGATTACCGGCGCGTGATCTTAGGATTCTCGATCCACTGTTGTCGTATCCATCTACTGTTTTAGGTAGAGAGAGAGCGATTGTCATCAATTTGGAGCATATCAAGGCAATCATCACTGCTCAAGAAGTTTTGTTGCTTAATTCCAAGGATCCTTCGGTCTCACCCTTTATTGATGAGTTGCAGAGGCGGATTCTCTGTCACCATCACGCCACTAAACCTCAG GAGGAGCAGAACTCTGGGGGAGAGCCTCATACGAGGGTAGATCCTGCCCAAGGAGAAGCTGGAACGGAACAATCTTCTGGGGATCAAGGGAGTGAAGCCAAGAAGGATGCGAAGCAAAGTCTTGAGAATCAAGATGGATCGAAGGTTCTTCCATTTGAGTTTGTTGCTCTGGAAGCCTGTCTTGAAGCTGCATCAAGCAGTTTGGAACATGAG GCCTTAAGATTGGAGTTAGAGGCTCATCCAGCCCTGGACAAGCTTACTTCCAAGATCAGTACCCTTAATTTGGAGCGGGTTCGACAGATTAAAAGCAGGCTGGTTGCAATAACTGGACGTGTTCAGAAG GTGAGGGATGAGCTAGAACATCTGCTagacgatgatgaagatatgGCTGAGATGTATCTTACAGAGAAGTTAGCTCAGAAACTTGAGGATTCGTCAAATTCCTCTATGAATGAGAGTGATACCTTCGAGGTTGATCTTCCTCAAGGAGATGAGGATGACAG GCTTCCTCCCGAATTTGCATCAGAGGCTAACAGAGATGGAAGGTATCTTCAAGCAAATGATGCTCACGAGCTTCTTATGAGTACTCAAAGTGCACTTAGCAGAAATAGCCGTGGGACTCACACAAGCTCAACCCGGAGTGCCATGACCAACAAATTAGATGTGGAAGAGCTTGAAATGCTTTTGGAAGCATATTTCGTGCAGATCGATGGTATACTGAACAAACTATCAACA CTAAGGGAATATGTGGATGACACGGAGGACTACATCAACATAATGCTAGATGACAAGCAGAATCATCTTCTGCagatgggtgtgatgctaacaacAGCTACTCTGGTGATGAGCGCCTTTATCGCAGTTGCTGGTGTATTTGGTATGAATATAACCATAGAGTTGTTCACGGATAATAAACATGGTCCAAGTAGATTCATTTGGACTGTGATTGGAGGTTCTATCGGCAGTATATGCCTCTACGTTGGTGCCATCGGGTGGTGCAAGTACAAGCGCCTTCTTGAATGA
- a CDS encoding cyclin-like protein (cyclin-related; FUNCTIONS IN: molecular_function unknown; INVOLVED IN: biological_process unknown; LOCATED IN: cellular_component unknown; EXPRESSED IN: 23 plant structures; EXPRESSED DURING: 13 growth stages; Has 5668 Blast hits to 3895 proteins in 309 species: Archae - 0; Bacteria - 250; Metazoa - 3167; Fungi - 631; Plants - 477; Viruses - 7; Other Eukaryotes - 1136 (source: NCBI BLink).), whose translation MSTRRESRDSDPRRHRSRIDREPSPKRSRRDGKPEAERVLSKKDLDVRDGTDTEKNSRQSLRDAPLELDAHGSRKDSEKKHSGHHETTKAAPHLSQVPRSRPYSQHDDRRSDGKVDRRPTSVRGSWRSSRDQSNRRAGDDEKSQHRKDEDKSSWRHDRFRESDDTQGALSRKRPAFREKKIAEETGNNTDRTRTEDGKDTNLNNRRQNERNWRSNTHSERHERPAMGRDRVWNRDDERGAGSRQSYQADRDRFNGNGRSGFSGSWTRNEKKWDHDLFDEANKSPAKATEEEQIAKVEALLAS comes from the exons ATGTCGACGAGGCGAGAAAGCAGAGATTCAGACCCTAGACGTCACCGTTCTAGAATCGATCGCGAACCcag CCCTAAGAGATCAAGAAGAGATGGCAAACCTGAAGCTGAACGAGTTCTGAGTAAGAAGGATTTGGATGTTAGAGATGGTACTGACACTGAGAAAAACTCACGTCAGTCTTTGAGAGATGCTCCATTGGAACTTGATGCTCATGGTTCGAGAAAAGACAGTGAGAAGAAGCACTCTGGACATCATGAGACCACCAAAGCAGCTCCCCATCTGTCACAAGTACCTCGTTCTAGACCATATTCTCAG CATGATGATCGTCGTAGTGATGGAAAAGTTGATAGAAGACCAACTTCTG TGAGAGGATCGTGGAGAAGTTCAAGAGATCAGAGTAACCGAAGAGCTGGAGATGATGAGAAGTCACAGCATCGTAAAGACGAAGACAAAAGCTCATGGCGACATGATAGGTTCCGTGAGAGTGATGACACCCAAGGAGCACTCTCTAGGAAACGACCAGCCTtcagggagaagaagattgcaGAGGAAACTGGGAACAACACAGACAGAACAAGAACTGAGGATGGAAAAGACACTAATCTAAACAATCGCAGACAGAACGAGAGGAACTGGAGGAGCAATACGCATTCAGAAAGACATGAGAGACCAGCAATGGGAAGAGACAGAGTGTGGAAcagagatgatgaaagagGCGCGGGAAGCAGACAGAGTTATCAAGCTGATAGAGACAGATTCAACGGCAATGGGCGAAGTGGGTTTAGCGGAAGCTGGACAAGGAATGAGAAGAAATGGGACCATGACTTGTTCGATGAGGCGAACAAGAGTCCAGCTAAAGCCACCGAGGAAGAACAGATAGCTAAAGTTGAAGCTTTGTTGGCTTCTTGA
- a CDS encoding uncharacterized protein (unknown protein; Has 16 Blast hits to 16 proteins in 6 species: Archae - 0; Bacteria - 0; Metazoa - 0; Fungi - 0; Plants - 16; Viruses - 0; Other Eukaryotes - 0 (source: NCBI BLink).), which yields MGLQLESLMETIKSKVSLLRKKKKTYIKMDKSSSVRVAIRRKKTRDLIDKTLKVADRPGKRTLF from the coding sequence atgggATTACAGTTGGAGAGTTTGATGGAGACGATAAAGTCAAAGGTGAGTTtgctaaggaagaagaagaaaacttacaTCAAAATGGACAAAAGCTCCAGCGTCAGAGTCGCCATCCGTCGTAAGAAGACTAGAGATCTCATCGATAAGACCTTAAAGGTCGCTGATCGTCCTGGCAAACGAACTCTTTTCTAA
- a CDS encoding uncharacterized protein (unknown protein; Has 30201 Blast hits to 17322 proteins in 780 species: Archae - 12; Bacteria - 1396; Metazoa - 17338; Fungi - 3422; Plants - 5037; Viruses - 0; Other Eukaryotes - 2996 (source: NCBI BLink).) yields the protein MEKPEMLHGPLGTNLFVPISALENDEEDGDFASLTTLGPTLLALFCT from the coding sequence ATGGAGAAGCCGGAGATGTTGCACGGACCGCTTGGTACCAATCTTTTCGTTCCGATATCTGCtcttgaaaatgatgaagaggaTGGAGATTTTGCATCACTTACAACACTTGGACCTACTCTCCTTGCTTTATTTTGTACATAA